AACTGGCAATGAAGGAAGGTTACTCCACCGCCCCGGATCATGTGCGCGAACTTGGTTTCGGTGCTGGAATGGGACTTCCAAACATGAAACGGTTCTCGGATAAGATGGTTATTCTATCGGAAAAGGGAAAAGGTGTAGTTGTGGAGATGGTGTTTTACATAATAAGTGGACGTTCTTGAAACGAGAGTAATGCAACATCTAAGAGCACGCGTGCTGGAACTGACCTGTTGTCGTGAATTTTGATTCCAAAGTTCAGATTAGGCTTAAGTAGTGCTTATTTCATAACTCCATTCCAGTTTCTTCTCTTTGGTTTTGATGTTTAGTCCAATTAAATAGCACTTCCTCAGACCACATATTTTATTGTACTGCTTCATTTTGATCTGCTGAAGTGCTTCCTGGGGCGTTTTGTCAACTTTTATCTCGAGAATGTAACCAACACCGTTTTGTATCAAGAAAGATACCGGTGTTGTATCCTCTATCTCTTGGCTAAGCAGCTCGGTTCTTGAGATTGTCTTTCTCTCAAGTATATCCTGGATCCTTATATTCCTAGCTCTTGAAGTAATTGTACGGAAAACTCGGTTGACCCGATTCATACCAGAATTGGAAAATTTTTTCTCAAAAAAGATAAAGCAACACGCTAAACGGATTGAATACAAAATGCTTTCCATCGAAAGAAAAACCACCATAATGTTTCTCAAGTTGTTCAAGTAGGTGGGCCTCACTGACGTTAAGCTTCGCACAAGCAGTTTGAATGTAATTGGGGAAATACGTCTTTATTTCGTCGAGAGTATATCCGACCATTTGAGAAAAATCCTCGTGAAAAGATATATCAACAAGAAGGTTGTTTAAAGTGGAAAATACACCAGCTTTTGTGTATTTGGTAATACCCGTAAGGAAAACGAATCGTAAACAGTGGTCAAGACTTTTAATCTTACCGTACAGTTGCCTGAGGACTTTCCTCATTTCGTGGGCTTTCTGTTTGTCAGATATATGGTCAAGGATGGGTTTTTCGTATTCATCGACCAGCAAGACGACCGGTTTTTTTTTGATTTCTCGCTTAACTTTTCGATCAGCTCGTAAAATTTGCCGTCGTAAGTGCTCCTCTTGAGTTCCACACCATAGTTGACCGATAGTGATCTCATTTCGTCATCGATAGCCTGTTTAAGCAGTTCTGGGTTTTCCGTGTTTAAACTATTCATATCCAACCGAACAACTGGAAAAGGTTCCCAACTCCACTTATCGCAGATCCACGTGCCTTTGAAAAGATCCTTTTCCCCTCTAAACAGGTACTCAAATACGCTTACGGTCAAGCTTTTTCCAAACCTTCTTGGTCTGGAAAAAAATAATTTCCCTTCGGCCTTCTCACCAACTCGTAAAGATATCGTGTTTTATCGACGTATATAAAATTTCCAGCAACAAGATCTTATTACGAGACGAGCAGGCGGTGAACTGTTTTGCTTTCTCTACTTTGTATATGGTATAATCTAATAGATACTGAAAGAGGGGAGGGGGAGTCATTGAAGATAATTGGTTCCTTTTTCCAAAAGCAACCGATGATGCAACGGATGTTGATCGCACTGCTACCCATCTACGCGTTCTCCATCTTTGCCTACGGACCCTACGTAGTCTTGCTCTCCTTAGTTGTGTTCGCAACTGGCATCTTTGTCGAGTACCTTTTCGAATCCCGCAAAAAGAAGCCCGTCAGTGAAGCTGTTCTCGTCACATGTATGTTGCTAACTTTGGCGATGCCACCACGCGTGCCCGTGTGGTTGGTCGTTATTGCTACCGTTTTTGCCGTAGTTTTCGGAAAGGAAGCCTATGGAGGTTTCGGAAGAAACGTCTTCAATCCCGCGATAACTGGCAGGTTGTTCGTTTACATTACCTTTCCACTTCTCATGACGAAGGGTTGGGTCAAGCCATCACCATTCGGCGTTGATTCGGTTACGAGTGCAACACCGTTAGAGATAATGAGGCAGGGTGGGCACGTTGGGATTCTGGAACTCCTCCTTGGGTGGCGCGCCGGTTCGATAGGTGAAGCTCCGATATTTTTGATAATCGTGTCCGCCGTTTATCTGATAGTCACCAAAACCGCAAGTTGGAGGATAATCACTTCTACCTTAGGATCCGCGTTCTTGTTAACGCTAATCCTCGACCTGTTAAACGTTCCAAGCGCCTTGCCGACTCTTCCCGCGATTCTTTCTGGCAGTTTGTTTTTCGTTGCTGTCTTCATGGCTACCGACCCGATTTCGGCCCCGAAGAAGACGATTTCCCACTGGTACTACGGTGTCATCGTCGGCGTCTCCGGTGTAATCATTCGAACATTTTCGCTTTTCCCAGAGGGATGGAGCTTTGCTGTGCTTTTGGGCAACACGTTTGCCCCGTTGCTCGATGAAGTTCTAAAGGAAAAGAAAAAACCTTCCGCAAAGAAGGTGACAACATGAAGGTGGATAAAGAGAGTAAGCTTTACACGGTAATCTTCAGCTTCGCTGTGACCTTCATCTTCGTTTTTGTGCTGGCTTTGCTCAACACTCTGACAGCTTCCATGGTTCAAAAGAACCAAGAGTTTTTCAAAATCCGCGCGGTGCTGAACGCGCTCGGAATACCGTACAATTCTTACGACGACGCGAAAGACAAATTCCAGCGGTTGGAAAAACTTAAATGGAACGGTTCGGAGATATTCGTGCACACGGACGATGGAAAAAAGGTTTACGCGATCATATTCCATGGAAGCGGCTTGTGGGGACCCATAGACGGTGTTTTGGCTGTGGCGGAGGATCTCGAGACCATTGTAGGGCTTGATTTCATCTCGCAAAACGAGACCCCTGGTTTGGGTGGGAGAATCGAGGAGAAGTGGTTTAAGGATCAGTTCAAAGGTGAGAGAGCTCCTCAAAAACTCGAAATTTCCGTTTCGAAGACGGTTGATGACAAGGGTGATGGAAAGGTCGATGCTATCAGCGGGGCAACACTGACATCGAAGGCTCTTGAGAAAATTTTAAACGCTGCACTTGAAACGCTCAGAACGTCCCTCAACGGGGGTGTTGACAATGAGTGAGTTCGAGAAGATTCTCAGGAAAAACCTGTGGTCGGAGAACCAGGTTATCGTTCAGATCCTTGGGATATGCTCAACGCTGGCTGTTACAAACCGGATGGTAAATACATTGATAATGACACTCGGTGTATCCTTGGTCACTGGTTTCTCGAGTCTGACGATCTCGGCAATGAGATCATTGATTCCTAGAAAGGTCAGGATGATTACGCAGGTATTGGTCATAGCATTCTACGTGATTATCGTCGATATCATCCTTCGAGCTTACGTTCCGGAAGTTAGTAAGGCGCTGGGACCGTACGTGGGCCTTATCATCACCAACTGCATCATCATGGGCCGGGCCGAGGCGTTTGCACAGGGTAATCTCCCATTACTCTCCTTCTGGGATGGATTTACCGCGGGACTTGGTTACATGTGGGTACTTATGGTCTTGGCGTTCATCAGGGAGTTGTTGGGCTTCGGGACAATTTTTGGCGTGAGAGTGCTGCCAACCTCGTTCATTCCGTGGACAATCATGGTGATGCCACCGAGTGCGTTCTTTGTCCTTGCAGTGTTGATCTGGGTGATACGTGGAGCCATTGTCAAGAGTGAGATCAAGGCTACAGGTGGTGAGAAGAAATGATGCCGGAAATTAATCCATTCTTACTCTTCTTCGCTTCTATATTTACAAGCAACATCTTGCTTACAAACTTCCTGGGCATGTGCTCTTTCATTTCGATCTCAAGGGACCTGAGTTCATCTAACGGTCTGGGTATGGCCGTAACGATGGTAATGACTGTTACAACCGCTCTAAACTGGATCGTGGAAAAGTACATTCTAACACCTTTCGGACTTGGATATCTCAGGTACATCGTCTACATCATTGTTATCGCGGCTGTGGTTCAGATGCTCGAAATGATAATCGATCGCGTCTCACCAAATCTGTACATGGTACTGGGAATCTTCCTTCCGCTCATAACGGTCAACTGCGCGATACTGGGTGTGGCGTTGTTCATGCAACTTAGGAACTACAGTTTCGTTCAATCCGTGTTCTTTGGTCTTGGGAGTGGGCTTGGTTGGTGGCTTGCAATCGTGCTACTTGCGGCTATAAGGAAACGTGTGGACAACGCACCGGTACCGGCACCTCTAAGAGGCATAGGTATCACACTTATCACCATCGGTATCATGGCGATGGCTTTCATGGGGTTTGCCGGGATGATCAAGGTCCAATAGGGGGGATAATATGAGTGTGATCGTTGCACCGCTGATCGTTGCTGGAATAACCACCGCGTTGGCTATCGTGATAACGATCGTCGATGCGATCGTCAACAACTACGGTGAGGTCGAGATCGATATTAACAACGGAAAGAGAGTTCTCAAAGTAAAAGGAGGAGCCCCCCTACTGACAACACTGTCCTCCGAGGGTATATTCGTTCCATCTGCCTGTGGTGGAAGGGGAAGTTGTGGAGCGTGCAAGGTGAGAGTTCTCTCGGACGTGGGGTCGTACCTTCCAACGGAGATCCCGTACATGAGCAAAGAAGAGATAGCAAAGAACATTAGGTTGTCGTGTCAAATAAAGGTTAAGAAGCCTATCAAAATTGAACTGCCCGAGGAACTCTTCAATATCAGAAAGTTCAAGGGTATAGTTGAGAGTCTTAAGGACGTTACGTATGACATAAAGGAAGTTAGAATTAGGCTCGTGGAACCTCCTGAAATAAACTTTAAGGCCGGTCAATACGCTCAACTTGTCATACCACCCTACGAAAACATCAAAGAACCAACGCAAAGGGCCTACTCCATATCATCACCACCGAGCGATAAAAACCACGTCGAATTCCTGATAAGGCTCGTACCCGGCGGTATTGCAACCACCTACGTGCACAAGTACATGAAAGAGGGCGATGTTGTCGAACTCGTCGGACCGTTTGGTGATTTCTACATGCGCGATACGGATGCTGATATGATCATGGTTGCCGGTGGTAGTGGAATGGCACCGATAAAATCGATACTCTTGGACATGTACGAACGCGGAATCACACACAGAAGAGTCTGGTACTTCTTCGGTGCCCGCAGTGGAAGGGACCTATACTACGTGGAACTTTTCAGGGAACTTGAGCAAAAGTGGCCCAACTTCAAGTTTATTCCCGCACTTTCCGAACCGCGTCCGGAGGACAACTGGACTGGAGAAGTTGGATTGATAACAGTTGTGCTCGAACGTTACTTGGAAAACGTCATACCAAAAGAGGGCCCAAAAGAAGGTTACCTTTGCGGAAGTCCCGGAATGATAAACGCATGCGTTCAGGTTTTCGAAAAGTTCGGAATAAAGGATGTTTACTACGATAAATTCGCTTAATCAGAAGAAACGTTGAAAGGGGGGAGCGCACAGTTTCAAGCCTCCGGCTGAGGAAACGTGCGCGCATTTATGAAGATGACACCAAAGTACATAAAGGCTCAGGAGAACATGAAACCTGGAAAAATAACGGCCGACGGATTCTTGGGAAACGACGATAGGAATATAGTGGACATAATCACCACCGACGAGGAAGAATTTTCGTTTCTGGGCTTAGATTTCGTCGAAGTTGCAAAACTTATGAGAAAACTTATGAAAGAAGGTCTCAAGGGTCTTGGGGAACCTATCACCTACGACAAATGGGAGATCAAGGTGGATGAGGCACGCGGATACCTACCTTGCCCGTTCCAGGATGGCATCTTCAGAAAGCGAGTGGCAACTGTGAAAAACCTGAAGAACGGTAAGGAGATCGTTTACAGTGAACTTTCGATTCACCTACTTGCCGCACACCACTTCTTGCAAGGTAAGGGCTCGAAATTCAGACTCGAACCAGCACTTTTGAAGGAAGTACTCTACGAATGATGCACAATCTCTCCTGATAAAATCTCACAACCTTCGAAGGGAGGATGGACTGTATGAAACTGACCTTTCTTGGTCACGCGGTTGTGCTCATCGAGGGTATCGATAGTAAGTACAACGTCATCATTGATCCGTTCATAACTGGAAACCCGGCTTTTCCTGAGGGCTTTGAGCTACCGAAGATCGACTACGTACTTGTAACGCACGGCCACGGTGACCATTTGGGCGATACACTTTCGATTTGCCAGAAACACGGAAGCACCGTTATCTCGAACTTCGAACTGTGTAACTTCCTCCAGCTGAAAGGTTGCAAGGTCCATCCCATGCACGTTGGTGGTGTCTACTACTTTGAATTCGGAAAAGTAAAACTGACCCCGGCTATTCACGGTTCCGGTATCCACGACGGTGACAAGGTACTTTACGGTGGTAACCCTTGCGGGTTCTTGATAAAAGCCGAAGGTAAGACGATTTACCATGCGGGCGACACGGGACTTACCAAAGAGATGGAACTTCTCAAGGATGTCGACGTTGCGTTCCTTCCCATAGGTGGTAACTTCGTTATGGATGCTGACGATGCAGTTGAAGCGGTGAAGATGATTAAGCCAAAGATGGTCGTACCTATTCACTACAACACTTGGGACATCATCAAGGCCGATGTTGAACACTTCAAATCGGAAGTTGAAAAGCTCGGAGTTGAATGCAAAGTTTTGAAACCTGGCGAGTCGATAGTTCTTTAATTAGGAAACCATAACCTCCCCATCGGAGAGTAACAAGACCCAGCTACAAAAGAGTTTTTAAGGATTTTTTAAGCTATAATTTGTACAATCAAACATTGCCAGAGCAGTGGTTACGCGCTGTCACCAACTCGTCAAGGGGAGGTGATTGGATGAGAAGACTTTTCGCTACTGTGTTAGTTGCTCTGATTATCACAAGTGTTATCTTTGCTTACAACGTGCCTGTAAGAAGGCTACCTGGTAACATCCCAAGCTTTGGAAAGGTGCAACAACCAAAACTTCAACCACAGGTCCAAGAGAAGATCAGGGAGGCTTTGAAGGAAAGGGTAAGGAACTTCCTACAGAACAGGGCCAAACTCTTTGAAAAGGTACCAGCAGGATACTACCTCGGGTTGAGACTTCCTGCGGACGCGAGCCTGAGCGAGGTTAAGACATTCACCGGGACGGTAAAAGAGATCTACGTTGAGGCCAAGAAGGGACTCGTAATTGTGTTCGAGACAGAAGAGGGAACCTACAAACTTGCGAACAACTTCGTTTGGAGACAGTTTGGACTGAAAGTCGGTGACCAACTCGAGGTTACCGGAAGAGTGTTGAAAGTTGGAGAGGAACAGACAATAATTCCCGAAAAAGTCAAATCCGGAGACAAGGAGATCGACCTCAGGAAGCTTTTAACCGAAAGAATCGAGAAAAGGCTGGAGAAGTGAAAGAAAACGCCTGAAAGAATTCACCGGCCCACCGTGTAGGTGGGCCATTTATTTTTCACCTTTATCGACTCGTTAACCTCGTGGTAATCGAGTAAGGTGTTGATGATGAGCGCATGAAGGGATATAATAGGAACGTTAAAAGAGAAAAGAACGAGATTCGAGCTGACGGCGGAGGTGATTTTTAGTTCATGGAGCTGAGCGGGAGGATCGAACCGGTCTTCATATTGAGGTACGCGGAAATAGGTTTGAAAGGCAAGAACAGGGAATTTTTCGAAAAAAAGCTCATCGAGAACGTTCTTTCGATAGTTAGACCCGCTGCAGTGAACAAGAGGTACGGTAGGATAGTTGTCAGGGTTGGGAGGAATGATCCCAACGAACTCGAGAGTAGACTCAGGTACGTGTTCGGAATCCAGAACTACAGTTATGGCTGGTCAGTTCCACACGATTACGAACTCCTAAAACAACTTGCTTTGGAGATAGCACGCGAGAAAGTTTCCCAAGGTTTCAAAACATTCAAAGTTTCCGCCAAACGCGGCTACAAGGAATTCCCTAAAAACAGTTTGGAAATCAACCGCGAAGTCGGTGCGTTCGTCCTCGAACACTTCCCGCAACTTACCGTCGATGTCCATAACCCGGAGTTTCAGATAGGTATCGACGTGAGGGAAAAGGAAATCCTTGTCTTCACCGAAAAACACGCGCTATATGGTGGCTTACCGGTTGGAGTTTCCGGTAAGGCCCTCTTGTTATTGAGCGGTGGTATAGACAGCCCCGTTGCTGGTTGGTATGCGATGAAGCGTGGATTAGAGATTCAAACGATAACGTTCCTCAGTCCGCCAATGACAACGGAGAAGTCGGTTCAGAAAATTCTGGACCTTGGAAAGGTGCTGGCCCGTTACGTGCCTGGGACACTGAAAATGTGGATAATACCATTTACCCCGGTGCAGATGTACATAAAGGAAAACGCACCAGATGAGTATTCATTGATTCTCCAGAGAAGATCAATGATGAGAATCGCAACCATGCTTGCCCGCAGGAACAAGTTGAAAGCGATCATCACCGGGGAAACCTTGGGGCAAGTTGCAAGCCAAACCTTGAGTAACATGGCCGCAATAGAGGATGCAAGTGGTCTTATCATATTGAGGCCTCTGGTGGGCTTTGACAAACTCGAGACTACGAAAGTAGCTAAAGAGATAGGCACGTTCGAAATTTCCATACTTCCGTACATCGACAGTTGCGTTGCTTTTGCCCCGAAACATCCGGCAACATCTTGTAACATCAACACGATTAGAGAAATAGAAAAACGATTAGAGAAGTTGCCTGATTTAGAATACGAGGTCTTTAAAAAGCGTGAACTCTTCAAAATTACATCCGGACCAATGGCTCAGGAAAGTCAGTTTTGAATCGAGAATTTGCTATGGTATAATAGTTCTGATGTTCACCGCTGAAATTTGCCGAAATTCATCGGAGGTGTGTTACAACCATGGTGATACTCTACTCCACACTACTTCTCGGTTTCCTCGGTTTTGCGTTCGGTATGTTCCTTTCGTACGTTAGCGAACGATTTAAGGTGGAAGAAGATCCAACGGTCAAGCTCATCTTGGAAGTCCTGCCCGGTATCAATTGCGGTGCTTGTGGATATCCTGGATGCGAAGGTTATGCCAAAGCGGTGGCTAAGGGAGATAAACCCGACAAGTGTTTGCCTGGAAAGAAATCGGGAGTTGAGGAGCGAATAAAGGAAATCCTCACCAACTCCAAGAAGTCTGCTTGAAAATCCGCTTGACAAATGATCGGAGAACTTGATATCGTCGCTTTGCACACACTTTTCAGGAAAGATTTGAACGAGATAGAGGAGATCATAAACTACGGTCCGGATTTAACGGAGGATTATCTGTTCTCCCAACCTGATTATCGAGAACTTCTGGGAAAACTGAGGCGTTATCTGAGCAACGATAACGTAAAACTGGTGACCTATTGGAGCGAAGATTATCCGGAGGTTCTGCGGGAAATCCCAGATCCTCCGGTTTATTTGTTTATCAAGGGGAACTTCGAAATCCTCAAGCGTGAAATGTTCGCGGTAGTTGGTACAAGAAGACTAACACCGTACGGCAAAAGCGTGACAGCTCAGATTACGAAAGAAATCTGCCATCATTTCGTCATCGTCAGTGGAATGGCTTACGGGATCGACAGTGTTGCGCACGAGACAGCACTTTCGGAAGGACGACCAACGGTTGCTGTACTCGGGTGCGGTGTAGAGGTTGTCTATCCAAAATCCAACCTCAGTCTTTACAAAAAGATTCTGGAAAACGGCTGTGTCGTAAGCGAATACCTCCCATGGGAGACACCCAAGAAGTACACTTTTGTTCAAAGAAACAGGATTATATCGGGTTTATCGAAAGGAACACTTGTCACCGAGGCGGGTTTGGATAGCGGAGCGTTAATCACCGCAAGATTCGCGCTCGAACAAGGACGTGATGTCTTCGCCGTTCCGGGGGATATAACGAGGGAAGCGAGCAAGGGGACGAACTACTTAATCAAGAACGGTGCTTTCCCGGTAACGGATCCTTCGGACATTCTCGATTATTACGGGTTCAAATCCTACAAAAAGATCGTGGATTTAACGGAATCTGAAAAA
This region of Fervidobacterium thailandense genomic DNA includes:
- a CDS encoding RnfABCDGE type electron transport complex subunit D; the encoded protein is MMQRMLIALLPIYAFSIFAYGPYVVLLSLVVFATGIFVEYLFESRKKKPVSEAVLVTCMLLTLAMPPRVPVWLVVIATVFAVVFGKEAYGGFGRNVFNPAITGRLFVYITFPLLMTKGWVKPSPFGVDSVTSATPLEIMRQGGHVGILELLLGWRAGSIGEAPIFLIIVSAVYLIVTKTASWRIITSTLGSAFLLTLILDLLNVPSALPTLPAILSGSLFFVAVFMATDPISAPKKTISHWYYGVIVGVSGVIIRTFSLFPEGWSFAVLLGNTFAPLLDEVLKEKKKPSAKKVTT
- a CDS encoding FMN-binding protein; translation: MKVDKESKLYTVIFSFAVTFIFVFVLALLNTLTASMVQKNQEFFKIRAVLNALGIPYNSYDDAKDKFQRLEKLKWNGSEIFVHTDDGKKVYAIIFHGSGLWGPIDGVLAVAEDLETIVGLDFISQNETPGLGGRIEEKWFKDQFKGERAPQKLEISVSKTVDDKGDGKVDAISGATLTSKALEKILNAALETLRTSLNGGVDNE
- a CDS encoding NADH:ubiquinone reductase (Na(+)-transporting) subunit D, yielding MSEFEKILRKNLWSENQVIVQILGICSTLAVTNRMVNTLIMTLGVSLVTGFSSLTISAMRSLIPRKVRMITQVLVIAFYVIIVDIILRAYVPEVSKALGPYVGLIITNCIIMGRAEAFAQGNLPLLSFWDGFTAGLGYMWVLMVLAFIRELLGFGTIFGVRVLPTSFIPWTIMVMPPSAFFVLAVLIWVIRGAIVKSEIKATGGEKK
- a CDS encoding electron transport complex protein RnfA, producing MMPEINPFLLFFASIFTSNILLTNFLGMCSFISISRDLSSSNGLGMAVTMVMTVTTALNWIVEKYILTPFGLGYLRYIVYIIVIAAVVQMLEMIIDRVSPNLYMVLGIFLPLITVNCAILGVALFMQLRNYSFVQSVFFGLGSGLGWWLAIVLLAAIRKRVDNAPVPAPLRGIGITLITIGIMAMAFMGFAGMIKVQ
- a CDS encoding NADH:ubiquinone reductase (Na(+)-transporting) subunit F, yielding MSVIVAPLIVAGITTALAIVITIVDAIVNNYGEVEIDINNGKRVLKVKGGAPLLTTLSSEGIFVPSACGGRGSCGACKVRVLSDVGSYLPTEIPYMSKEEIAKNIRLSCQIKVKKPIKIELPEELFNIRKFKGIVESLKDVTYDIKEVRIRLVEPPEINFKAGQYAQLVIPPYENIKEPTQRAYSISSPPSDKNHVEFLIRLVPGGIATTYVHKYMKEGDVVELVGPFGDFYMRDTDADMIMVAGGSGMAPIKSILLDMYERGITHRRVWYFFGARSGRDLYYVELFRELEQKWPNFKFIPALSEPRPEDNWTGEVGLITVVLERYLENVIPKEGPKEGYLCGSPGMINACVQVFEKFGIKDVYYDKFA
- a CDS encoding metal-dependent hydrolase, which gives rise to MKLTFLGHAVVLIEGIDSKYNVIIDPFITGNPAFPEGFELPKIDYVLVTHGHGDHLGDTLSICQKHGSTVISNFELCNFLQLKGCKVHPMHVGGVYYFEFGKVKLTPAIHGSGIHDGDKVLYGGNPCGFLIKAEGKTIYHAGDTGLTKEMELLKDVDVAFLPIGGNFVMDADDAVEAVKMIKPKMVVPIHYNTWDIIKADVEHFKSEVEKLGVECKVLKPGESIVL
- the thiI gene encoding tRNA uracil 4-sulfurtransferase ThiI, with amino-acid sequence MELSGRIEPVFILRYAEIGLKGKNREFFEKKLIENVLSIVRPAAVNKRYGRIVVRVGRNDPNELESRLRYVFGIQNYSYGWSVPHDYELLKQLALEIAREKVSQGFKTFKVSAKRGYKEFPKNSLEINREVGAFVLEHFPQLTVDVHNPEFQIGIDVREKEILVFTEKHALYGGLPVGVSGKALLLLSGGIDSPVAGWYAMKRGLEIQTITFLSPPMTTEKSVQKILDLGKVLARYVPGTLKMWIIPFTPVQMYIKENAPDEYSLILQRRSMMRIATMLARRNKLKAIITGETLGQVASQTLSNMAAIEDASGLIILRPLVGFDKLETTKVAKEIGTFEISILPYIDSCVAFAPKHPATSCNINTIREIEKRLEKLPDLEYEVFKKRELFKITSGPMAQESQF
- a CDS encoding RnfABCDGE type electron transport complex subunit B produces the protein MVILYSTLLLGFLGFAFGMFLSYVSERFKVEEDPTVKLILEVLPGINCGACGYPGCEGYAKAVAKGDKPDKCLPGKKSGVEERIKEILTNSKKSA
- the dprA gene encoding DNA-processing protein DprA; protein product: MIGELDIVALHTLFRKDLNEIEEIINYGPDLTEDYLFSQPDYRELLGKLRRYLSNDNVKLVTYWSEDYPEVLREIPDPPVYLFIKGNFEILKREMFAVVGTRRLTPYGKSVTAQITKEICHHFVIVSGMAYGIDSVAHETALSEGRPTVAVLGCGVEVVYPKSNLSLYKKILENGCVVSEYLPWETPKKYTFVQRNRIISGLSKGTLVTEAGLDSGALITARFALEQGRDVFAVPGDITREASKGTNYLIKNGAFPVTDPSDILDYYGFKSYKKIVDLTESEKEIYDALSEPRFVEDISEALGKSITEILVTLTVLELKGIVLRRDDGTYQRVV